The DNA sequence GTTGTTTAGTGAGTGCAGAGCTTCAGCTTTAGAGGATGAAAAGCGTTCTGGAGACGgatggatggtggtggtggtggtacgacaatgtgaatatacttaatgccattgaactatacacttaaaaatggttacaatAGTATGTTTcatgttacatgtatttttacCACAATAGTAATTTTTAAAGGTTCCCTCAGTCGACTGAACTGCATTCACATATCACGTGTCACCCGAGACTCCCGCTGCTGTGCAGATGCTAGGTAGCTTTGCCTTTTAGTCTTTGGGAATCTTTGCCCAGTATGGTTGTGTTCGCCTGGTTGCACCCTGACTGACGGAGACAGGCCAGGTTGTGATTTGCCAGAGTTCGAGCCCATCTGCTGTTTTGCAATTTTTCACATTTCCCAGGTCATGTGCCCCTGGTATTTTCGAATGAGGTGAGTGTGAAACTGGTGCAAATCAACAAGTGGTGGCTGAGAATCTCCTTCTACTCCATCCTGGGTATGACCTACTGCCTGGTATGAAAACAGGCATTAATGTGGGACTGGAGGATTGCGCTTAGTCTGAAAGTGGGGAGGGTACATTAAATAAGGAGCATGTCCGTGTATTTAGCCAGCCCTTCCCCGCGTCGGCCTTTCAGAGAACCCCGATCGAAGAGTAGACTAGTGCCGTGAACCTAACAAGGCTTCCACAGCTTAACAGAAGGTTCTCTGGAGGAAATCTGGCTccctttgctttaattttttgctAACCACGCAAGCTTCTGATCTTTAATTTGGTCTCCCCGGGCAGATCTGCCCCTGTGGGGCTGTACCCTATGTCAAAACACCCTGCCCTGATCCTTGAACCAGGTCCATCTCCCATTGTAAATTAATTAATTGGTATCCTGGTTTTTAAATCAGCCTCTTGTGGGTTTGGACAAACATGAGTCAGTCCCCTGGGCCTGATCAGTTCTGAATAACTGAGAAATGTCCATTTCTGAATCAGCAGGTGCTTCTGAATGGTGGCCCCTGAACAGAACTTTGCTTCGGCTGCCAGGGGGCGCCGTTTCTGTATCTTAATTTATTACACAGACATTATTAATCTAATACATGCTGATTACTGGGCACAGTTGCTGTTTAGCAGATGAATAGAGCAGATAATGTGTGGGTAGCAGAATTGACCCAGATTTTAAAGAGTGTAGGAAAGCTTTATTTATTTGGACTTAATTGGGTTAGGCCTCTCAGATTTAATGGAAAGGGTGAATTATAGAATTTGTGAAAGTGTTATCAGTCTCAGATACATTTCATAATTGAAACTGAGCCACCCAGTTATTGACTAATAGAATTCCAGCTTTAAAAAGTGGACAGGAGAATTTGTCATCACTAGCCTCAGCAGAACTTCGTTTTTCTGGCAGGTTTAGTGTTGGGGGAAACAGTGTGCTTTCTAAAGCCAACCAATTTGTCTTATTTATACAATTAATTTGTGGAGGAAGTTACTTTTTTCACTTGATGGTTTAAGAACTGACTGCACATAAAGTGGCATTGTGGAGGCTAGACATTATTCAAGTGAGTATCTAAAAAATTCTAACTACTGTGGTCCTTATTATAAGCTTTTACGGTCTCTCTAGTGACCCAAGCAGCAGAGCCAGTGATCACTGGGCGTTTCAGGGCTATGAAGAATGGGCCAAAGAGCACAGGCCAGATGTTTACAGATATAATGTAAAAGATTAAGGATCAACCATAATTACCTTGGAACAAATATCAGGATTCCCCGATAAGGGGCCCAGAGCCCCAGCAAAGTCTCTGGGCATTCACTGATGCCTTATCTCTTTGCTTCTGCTGTGAGTTGGATCCCACTGATTTTGTGTTGCTATAGTTTAGGTATATTTACATAAATTCTTATACTACTTACATAAATAGGACcccaagaaaattttaaaagcccaGCAATTTTAGTatagtagaattttaaaaaatagttaacctgtcaaagagaagaaattgaaataaaaataatttctgattctGGGAAAGATTGTTTTGTCTCAGCAATTAGAAATGTAGACTGGAAATTGGAAGCCTTAGTTCCCTGTTCTAAATCTAACTAATAATCATGATTTTGAACTCATATTTCTTACAATAAGACCTACATATAATATGGGGCATTATTAGAATTCCAGAACTAAGGTATTTTTCCCCAATTAGATTAGACTCTGTGTTAGGTGCCAGAACAAGCAAATCTTCTGACCAACagcattgtttttcttaaaataatagtcTAAGCAAACTGAAAATTATTCCCAAATATTCGAAGTAATAAAAGATGGCTTTATCTCTCGTAATTTTGCATTGCTAATTTGTGACTAAAAGTGCAATATTGATTTCTCCTCTTAACATTGTGAGTGGAACAAAGTGATAAAAGAAAGCCCGAAGTCTGTCAGTTCCGAGTACAGAATCTGTCCGACTGGACCCTGAGTTAGAAACCTTTACCTGTTTAGTCCACCAGATGGACTGAGTTTTCATTTAACACGTATATAAAATACTACCTTTGAGTCCAGAGTGATTATAAATCCTTGAAATCTCTAGATGTACCATTATCTAAAAATGTGTATCACTTTCTATATAGAATTATCTCATTTTTTCCTATAGTAATATAGGTAACATTTGTTTCTAAAgcatgaagacaaaaaaaaatctgagtagaTAATATAGTTTCTATAAAATATGGGAAAACTCCCTATATTTGCAAATCAGTGTAAGGGATGTCTTTCCCTTCATACAGCCTATTTCTGGGATAGTCAGTGCTTGCAATAAAGCTTTTAGAAAGTTGGACCCTGAATTTTTGttataaagattataaaataaaatactattttcaaataattattcaGAATTCTAAGTATAGAAATGATGATCATTATAATGAGTCAAACAGAGGAAAACTGAGCAGTTTACTAGCCTATAAAGTGGTGCCTTTATCTTTTGTAAAGGGCCTGGTAACATTTCCAAATTATGTGAATTGTTAAATTGTGAAAGTGGGGAGAAAAATCCTTATATGTCTGATTATAGGAAACCAGGAGGGATTAAAGAGGGAAAGAACCTTCACTACTGGGTTTTAatgttcttgtatttttttatcttttgaaatttatttttattgtgataaaacatatgtatatatatatatatatacacacaaacacataaacataacatttaccattttaaccattttaagtgtagaattcagtggcattaattatGTTTGCAATgttgtataaccatcaccactaccTATTTCTAAGATTTTTCATTAAGCCCAAATAGAAACTCTATAGCCTTTAAATAACAACTCCCCTCAACCCCTGGTAATGTCTACTCTACTCTCTGCTCTCTATAAATTTGCCTTGGTAGATAGTTTCCCTGCTTTATGTTTTAATGTAACCTTGTTTCTTGCCTAAACTAGAGTTTTAGTTTATAGCTGTTATAAACTAGGCAGATAAGCACAATGAGCAGGCCCTGCCCTGAGAAATCCCACTGAGAGGGAAGGTTTTCCCAGCTCCCACGGTCTGTCCCCCTCCTTACAGACCCCTGGTTTGACGACACAAAGGGTGTGTGTCCAGCCTCAGTGAGAACCCAGAGTAGGGCCAGCTCCTCCTGCTTCAGCAAGGGGGACGGTGGCTAGAGCCTGGGTTGCTCTGGGGCCGGACCAGTCTGGGATCACCTTTGGGACCTAATCTGGTTTGGTGTCTCTGGGTTTGTATTAGATCTCCCCCCAGGGGAGCCGAGCCTCATCTCTTCAAGGTTGTTTCAGACTGGTGTGCCACCTTTGGTCACTCCACACTTCAGAGCCATGTCCATAGGACTGGGTAGGATGGCATTTGGGCACTAGAATCTATCAGGGCTTCTATCATAAACAAGTGCCTACTGGGAGGATTGTGCCATGAAACTGTTCACGAGACCAGAGTTAATCTGAGAACTTGCTCCCATGGTGATTGGAGGAAGCAACTCCTCCCTGCAAAATCAACATTGCTAGTGGCCTCCAAGAGCCATTTTTGAAACCAGGATGGCCTCGGAAGGAAAAGGGGACTTCTGGGGATGCGTGTGGGTAGGACAGCTAGGATGGTGGGCCCTTGGGAGCAGCTTCTCTGAGCCAGGGTTCCTTATGAGTCCATCAGacccattctttccttccttcttctattCAACGCTCACTTTCTGCATTCTGCTGAGCTTCCTGCCCCTTGCCAGGTATTGGTAAACAGACATGACtcttcacagagctcacagctTATTGCAGGAGACTGTCATGaaacaagaaaacacacaaatgagAATTCATCTGGCTTGGATGATTGTAGTTTCTACAATCAGAAACAGCAATGATCTCTAAGgtggtaaaaattaaaaatctcattGACTTGGAACATTTTATCACTACCCACAGATCTGGATATAAATTTTAGTTCTATGAATAAGCCtctgtatgtttatttattaaagtTCATGTTTTCAGTTGACTAAGTAAGACTTTTTCTAAGTTCACTGTTTTCCCCAAGGGTCTTTATGCATCAAAAGGGGAAGATGTTTGTAGTTATTAATTACTAAACGGTTAAGGCTATTTTTAGCTaacttctttttatattaaaGCAGGAGTTCCCACTAGCAAGAAGACTCTTTCTGGGGTCCCAGCACACCTGCTTCCATCTCCCAGGCGATTGGCAAAGCTGCAAGCAGCTGGCCAGATAACAGAGCATCTCTCTGGAATACAGATTCATGCAACGGCCCCTGAAAATCAGAACCTAGCTCTCCCCCAGAGCCAAGAGCCAATGCAAGATGGAGAAAACCATCCCAAAGAGCTTCCTCCCAACAGCCAGCTCCATGCTGACCCACCTCCACTGCTCAGCTCATCAGCACCTGATCTTGCTCAGCCAGCCCAAAACTTATCCCCAAACCCGAAGGAAGAGGGTGGTGAACAATCAGATCCTTCTCCAAAAGTAATAGCTGCTGATTTGGATGTCCCTGCTGCAGAAGCCGATGCAGGAGGGCCATCTCCTGCCACTCCTGTGCACCCTGGCTCTCCTCCACCCCACAGTCCTCAGCCAGACCAGGATGAAGAATCAGGGGAGGCCAAGGCCACCCCCACTGGCCCTCCCCTGCCTGAACCTCCACAGGGACCTGGCCCAACTTCCCTCAGCACTCAGATAACCCAtgaggaggaaactgagtcagCCGGACTTCTGCCTGACACTTCCCATCATGATCCTCCAGCAGTTCCTTCCCACCCTGACTCGGAGCAGAGACTTGCTGGAGATTCTCAACAACCTCTTCAGGAGGAAACCCCCAAAGCAGAATTTGTCCGGGTCAGCACCCCTTACCCCGAACTGCCACATCCCCAAGACTTACAAACAAGTGCAAACCAGCCCCAGCGCAGAGAAGACCTAGGGGCTCTCCTTCCCAGAGGCCAGCTGGCTCCCACCCGGCTGCCCCAGCCCCGGGTGCTTGCTCCCCTCCAGAGCAGGAGGCCCACCCCCAAGCTCCTCTCGCCCAGCAGGGAAGAAGCTTTAGCAGCAGCCTCAGATCAGATCATTACACCATCTCCCAGGCCCCCCCTAAGGCAGGAAGGTGACACCAGCAAACTTCCTCTCATCAGCCCTCCCCATTCCAACGCGCCACAAAATCTGAGCCCCCAGGTGGCCCCTAACCCCCAGCAAGTCCAACAAGAGAAGGTCGGGGAGGTGAAACTCCCTCTTATCAGTCCCCCTGCCCAGGGGCAGGTGCCCCAGCCTCTCCCCCATCTGTCCCAGGAGGAGGGGGCTCAGCAAGTCCGGCTCCCTCGCATCCCTACTCCTGCTGAGCCGCAGCTGCCTCCGCAGGCTTCTGCTCATCAGGATGCGAGGCCTGCAAAGGAAGGCAAGGTTCCCAAAGCAGGTGCCTCCTCCAGCAAGAAGATTCTAGGCATGCAGGCCTCACCCCGAGAGCCAATGCAGCAGATGGGAGCTAGAAAAAAAACACTCCCTATCCAAAGAGAGACAGCTAAGCGGCCAGCACATCCGAGAAAGGCACCACCTGAAAGCCACCCCACAGCCTCTCAACCAGAATCCCATAGTCGCCTGCCTCCTGCAGCCGTGCCCCAGCATCCTCACCACAGCCCTCCTCTGAACCCGCAGGGGAACCAGGGAGGAAAAGTCCAGATGCCGGAAACTCCTGAGCTCCCCCATGCTGAACCATTGCTTAAAGATccccagagaaaagagaaaagggacaAAGACCATCCTTCCAGAAAAAAGGGCCATGCCAACCTCCCCCCACATGGCCTGGCTCAGAATGTTGGTGTGTCCAAAAAAGGACCGTCTTTAAAAAGAGAGGTTCCCAAAGGACTATCTCAAGAAAATCAGACTACCTTTCGCGGTGATCAGCAGACTCTAGATCAGTCCCTACGCAAGAGACCTCTCCAGAGTGAAATGGCCACTGAGAAGTCAGAACAGGACAGTTCTGCTCCCGTGGAAAGACAGGTTCACAGCCAGGGCCAGTCTCAGAAGAGAGAGACTGCTTTGGAAGTCCTGGAGCGGGACAGGCAGGACCCCACCCAGCAGCCTGTCAGAGAATCACAGGCCCCACAGAGACCCAGCCAGAGCAGAGGGAGCTCTGTCCACAGGAACAATACACGTGCTTCCAAGCAGCAAACCAGGGAGAAACAAACCCCTCAAAATGGGGGAGTACCACAGAACAAAAGCCCTGTGGCTCCCCAGGATGGCCAGTCTGCTGAGGAACGAGGCAGCCAGAAAGGAAGACTGCGTGCCAGAGGCAGTCAGAGCTCTAAGGTTTAAGCCGTTCTtggacacccccaccccaaagcAGCACTGTCACAGAATGACAAGTCACAGCTAGGGGACGATGAGCCCATACAGCAGCTTCCTTCCGTCCCCACAGCGCAGCGGGAGGGGCCGGCCAGCTCTGTCTAGCTCTGGATTTCTAGAAGGCGGCCTATCTTAGCACTTCCGTGCGTCCTCCATGGCTTGTCATTGTAGCCTGGAAGAGCAGCTGTCACAGAGTGTGGCAGCAGCAGAGGGCTGAGCCTCCATCAGCTGCTGCCAGCTAACAGAGCCAGTCCTAAAAAAGCTGCTGTCAGCGGGGAGCCTGTGTATGAAGACACGAATTCCAACTTGAGTTCCAGGGCTGGCTCAAGTAGGCATGTTTGTTCTCTTATTAGGAAAATTCACTTCCAGACTAGAACATTCTCCCACGCCTCTTGCATTACCTGGGGGACTTGAAGCAGAAAGAACTCTGAGAAAGGAAGCCTTTGCTATTTCTGTATATTCCAAACCTACAGTTGATCTGTGAGACTCTGCTGTTGGGAAGGGGACACACGCTTCCGCACTTCATGCTGCTGCCATCAAAATGCTTCAGGTTGGCTTTGGCGGATGTTGCCTGAAACTTTCATTTgaaatgtatttcaaaatgaataCTTGCCTTCTCTTCCTGAACAGGAATCTCATGTAAATTAGCCCATGGCTTCATTATGCCAAACCATCTGGTCAAATCCATTAAGAGATTTAGGGGGAAAAATTCAGGTGGATCagtttttcatttatctgttcaGCCCATCGGGCTTCCCTTGGCAGCACATGGCAGGCCGGAGCCCAAGCTGAGCCAGCTTGTGTGGATCTCCAGGAAGGGGGTGGAATGCCTCCCACAACCACACTGCGGGGAGGGCAGTGCTGCCCCAGGATCTCAGAGAGATTGGGGGCCAGTTATGGAACATAAGTAGGACTTTTGTCATTTCCTGGATTCTTGTTTGGGATTCCCACCATTTCtcatctctgtttctttctccacGTTGTCTTTATTCTTTGGACTGTAAGTGACTATATATCAGTTTCCGCACTTGGCAGGGAATGTAGCTAGCAGCTCTCAAGTGTTCACATCTGGTTTACCTTGGGCGGCTCCTGCTACTATAAAGGGATTAACTTAAAtcgtaaaattaaaaaaaatacagggaaagATTGGCCTAGCTTGGGTCAGGTATTCATTCTTAAACCAGTCTCCTCTGGCAGGGGACAGGGGTACCTGTCAGACGTGCCCACAGGGCCTGCGCAGCATACGTATGGACACTATTCCCAAAGAAGAGGGAATAATTTTGAGCAAGACAGCCAACCCGAGATTCCACTCTTAGAAAGTTACAagttattgggtggcgcctgtggctcagtgagtagggcgcacgccccatatgccgagggtggcgggttcaaacccagccccggccaaactgcaacaaaaaaatagccgggcgttgtggcgggcgcctgtagtcccagctgctccggaggctgaggcaagagaatcgcgtaagcccaagagttagaggttgctgtgagccgtgtgacgccatggcactctacccgagggcggtacagtgagactctgtctctacaaaaaaaaaaaaaaaagaaagttacaagttatttattgagcacttactgtgtacaCAGCAGCATGCTGTCTTTGCCATCTGGTATTTAAAACTGGCACTGATGACTAAGTGCCTGTGCCTTTGCGTCTTACCTTCCACAAAAGATATGTGTCCACAAAACTGTATGACTACCAAATGCAATTTCCAGTGCAACACAGGAAActggtattttaaaaatccaggatGTGAGAatcctctgtaaaatgaagcaCGGTGTAATCTTGGTAATTACCCTCTGATGGTCTGGTTTTTCCAAGATGAAAgtgataagatgatttttttaagaaCAACATAACTTATTTTTACTAAAAGTTAGGTTGTTCAtccaacaagcatttattgagtacttcctACATCCAGATAGCTGCGGGTAGAGTGAGATGCCGAGGACACTTCAAGGAGCTTGTTCTCTTatcaaggaagagagaagaggatgTGTTACAACAACTCGTGATTAGGGCACCTGGAGGCCTGTATTTGCATCTCACAGACAAGAAAACCCATTTATTAACTTTTCCAGACTGTCATAAGAATACCAAGGAAGGGCACTGAAATCAGCCTGGGGTAGGAAAATTACATCAGAAAACACTTTCAGGGGAAGGTTATCCTTCTGCTGAGTCACAAGGTTGCAGAGTTAGTCGGTGCCCTGTTGGCGGAGGGGAGGTTTTGTTAGAAGAGGAAACAGCACATCAGAGTGAGCAGGCAGAGCCTCTTCTCAGGGCCACATGGCAGGAAGCTGAGAGGTCTGTATAGATCTAAGGGGCCTTTCCTACTAAGTTAGAGTGTAGAAACGTGACCTTGTCACAAGGGGGAGCCACTGAGTGGTTACATTTGTAAGAGGCAAATGCCTCTGGAGGTGGCATCCTGGGTGAGTTTGAGGAGAGCAGTGCAGGAGGGGGCAGGAAGGACGGCTAGGAAGCGACTGCAGTAGTGGACCAGATGGGAAGGCCTGACATAAGGCGTTGGGGGCAGGAAtggtaaaaatagccaggcgttgtggcaggcgcctgtggtcccagctacttgggggctgaggtaagagactcgcttgagcccaagagttagaggttgctgtgagctatgacaacacagcactctacctagggcaacaaagtgagactctgtctcccccaaaaaagaaaaaggagtggTCAAGTTAAGCATTTAGACTGGACATGGGGGAGAGTAGATTgtgacagaaggaaaagaatttaaataaccACCTATTTTCTATGAGCTGGGTGTGGGGTACTTGAGAGTCACCAGTGCCTTGCTTAGGTGactttagaaatgtaaaatcactttcagaaatttataattttgctCTTTGGGCAACCATTTCTGAGGCTCCTGAAGGCATTTGGAATTGCCTTTTCATTAGGGTATGAATGGGAAGCTGATCGTCTTTCATCTGACATGGAAGAAGCTCTAGTTTCCCGTCCCTGGGACCCTTGGTAATATAAGTTGTATAAGTTTGAGGTTgtacttgtgtttttgttttggtagTATAAGTTTTTAATGTCTCAGATTCAGTGCAATTGGACAACATTTTGTAGTGGTTGGAAGAATAAAGAAGAAGAGATGGCTGAGAAGCTCGCATTGTTATTAGCAATTTTCTTGGTATAAAAGGAACTTCTacgttttaaatataaaatgtaaatatttttaaattgttgtttttCCATCCATATTTACAAACAATGTTCCTATCACTGCCATTTGCTGTATTCCTCAGCAAAGTGATCTTTATAGGAAAAAACATTGTGACTT is a window from the Nycticebus coucang isolate mNycCou1 chromosome 11, mNycCou1.pri, whole genome shotgun sequence genome containing:
- the LRGUK gene encoding leucine-rich repeat and guanylate kinase domain-containing protein; the protein is MAASEGSPQRARTPSFQGGMSSSRTGAPSLLLRSEKERQACWSSFPNGQRTKNSLNRTSSYLLQQIIHRCQESDTDGEEDQGEDEAESDQSSESEMKNLEKEFDGVLKEEAVAAALYQLGRSGSGTKQVYLNLTLSGGDLTDISILCGYIHLQKLDLSVNKIEDLSCVSFMPYLLELNVSHNKLTTFFNFKPPKNLKKVDFSYNQISEMCDLSAYHALTTLILDSNEVQEISGLEMCNSLTLLSLANNKITAINGLNSLPIKTLCLSNNKIEKIEGLEDLKTLQNLDLSHNQISNLQGLEGHDLLEVINLEDNKIAELSEIEYIENLPILRILNLLNNPIQEKSEYWPFVIFTLPRLTELDQRKIKVEEKVSAVNKYDPPPEVVAARDHLTHVVNSMMQPQRIFDSTLPSLDAPYPMLILAGPEACGKRELAHRLCRQFSTYFRYGACHTTRQPYFGEGDRVDYHFISQAVFDEMLNMGKFILTFSYGNHNYGLSRDTIEGIARDGLASCIHLEIEGVRSLKYSYFEPRYILVVPMNKKNYEGYLRRKGLFSRAEIEFAVSRVDLYININQKLPGYFDTVINADDMEVAYQKLSQLITEYLGLTEQTAKTLAPAAAGVPTSKKTLSGVPAHLLPSPRRLAKLQAAGQITEHLSGIQIHATAPENQNLALPQSQEPMQDGENHPKELPPNSQLHADPPPLLSSSAPDLAQPAQNLSPNPKEEGGEQSDPSPKVIAADLDVPAAEADAGGPSPATPVHPGSPPPHSPQPDQDEESGEAKATPTGPPLPEPPQGPGPTSLSTQITHEEETESAGLLPDTSHHDPPAVPSHPDSEQRLAGDSQQPLQEETPKAEFVRVSTPYPELPHPQDLQTSANQPQRREDLGALLPRGQLAPTRLPQPRVLAPLQSRRPTPKLLSPSREEALAAASDQIITPSPRPPLRQEGDTSKLPLISPPHSNAPQNLSPQVAPNPQQVQQEKVGEVKLPLISPPAQGQVPQPLPHLSQEEGAQQVRLPRIPTPAEPQLPPQASAHQDARPAKEGKVPKAGASSSKKILGMQASPREPMQQMGARKKTLPIQRETAKRPAHPRKAPPESHPTASQPESHSRLPPAAVPQHPHHSPPLNPQGNQGGKVQMPETPELPHAEPLLKDPQRKEKRDKDHPSRKKGHANLPPHGLAQNVGVSKKGPSLKREVPKGLSQENQTTFRGDQQTLDQSLRKRPLQSEMATEKSEQDSSAPVERQVHSQGQSQKRETALEVLERDRQDPTQQPVRESQAPQRPSQSRGSSVHRNNTRASKQQTREKQTPQNGGVPQNKSPVAPQDGQSAEERGSQKGRLRARGSQSSKV